In one window of Syntrophorhabdaceae bacterium DNA:
- a CDS encoding response regulator transcription factor, which translates to MHRIIIADDHPVVLKGLKEIIQEGFDMVEVDEAGRGYELINKIQASDYDLVLLDISLPDINGLEVLKELK; encoded by the coding sequence ATGCACCGCATTATCATTGCCGATGACCACCCGGTCGTGCTCAAAGGTCTCAAGGAGATCATACAGGAAGGCTTTGACATGGTAGAGGTCGATGAAGCCGGGAGAGGGTATGAGCTGATAAATAAGATCCAGGCGAGTGATTACGATCTGGTCCTCCTCGATATCTCCCTTCCCGACATCAACGGGCTCGAGGTCCTTAAAGAGCTGAAAAA